The following proteins come from a genomic window of bacterium:
- a CDS encoding type II secretion system GspH family protein, with protein MRKKLNLRRDRKQNSLTGFTLMELLIVLGVIAILSGILLPTLQKARERGYRSLCQSNLKQLGEAIYIYTIDNNRLFPFATSFGWEPVGTWNPNPWQRWLQDRLVPYVGGDPASSIDPDVWLCKARDSSLESWCGKNSYRYNYWFACGGGSTLADTGQGRRIENVRRPPEAVLMYDISFGDWDNPGQPRLAHNGINVLYADGHVSFVPERTYFQQELDSDDLPYNSTFRKNGWL; from the coding sequence ATGAGAAAAAAGCTAAATTTGAGAAGAGACAGGAAACAGAATTCTCTAACGGGGTTTACCCTGATGGAACTTCTGATAGTACTGGGTGTAATCGCAATACTGAGCGGAATTCTTCTTCCCACACTGCAAAAAGCAAGGGAGCGGGGATACAGGTCTCTGTGCCAGTCCAATCTTAAACAATTAGGTGAGGCTATATATATATATACAATCGATAATAACAGGCTTTTCCCTTTTGCCACTTCTTTCGGCTGGGAACCGGTCGGGACATGGAATCCCAATCCATGGCAAAGGTGGCTTCAGGACAGATTGGTTCCCTATGTCGGAGGAGACCCGGCTTCATCAATCGACCCGGATGTATGGCTCTGCAAAGCCAGGGACAGCAGCCTCGAATCGTGGTGCGGCAAAAACAGCTACCGGTATAATTACTGGTTTGCCTGCGGAGGCGGCTCCACGCTGGCTGACACAGGGCAGGGACGGCGCATCGAAAATGTAAGACGCCCGCCTGAAGCTGTATTAATGTACGATATATCTTTCGGCGACTGGGACAACCCCGGACAGCCAAGGCTGGCACATAACGGCATAAATGTACTATACGCAGACGGTCATGTAAGCTTTGTTCCTGAGAGGACATATTTCCAGCAGGAACTTGATAGCGATGACTTACCTTACAACAGCACCTTCAGAAAGAACGGATGGCTCTAA
- the guaA gene encoding glutamine-hydrolyzing GMP synthase has protein sequence MIAVLDFGSQYNQLIARRIRELNVYSRILPHNISADSLGKMGCSGIILSGGPSSVYSPKAPFPDKKIFELGLPVLGICYGMQVMSYMLKGHVGKSKKREYGYSEFFPEKDNRLFANIKTQTDVWMSHQDKITKLPKGFVSIGKTDNSPIAAMFDKKRKFYGLQFHPEVEHTTEGKKILSNFVKIICGCKSDWTMSSFIKSEIKDIRKRVGEKKVVLGLSGGVDSSVAAVLMHKAIKQRLYCIFVDHGLLRKNEAKKVRKVFKEHYKINLRTVDASGLFLSRLRGVTDPEKKRKIIGKTFIEVFEKASRKIGKVDFLVQGTLYPDVIESVSAKGGPSATIKSHHNVGGLPKKLKFKLIEPLRELFKDEVRKLGLELGLPEEMIWRHPFPGPGLAVRIIGDVSGERIRLLQEADSRLMEEIKKAGLYRKIWQVFCVLLPIKSVGVMGDERTYENVVAVRAVTSSDGMTADWAKIPPEILSKISNRLINEVKGINRVVYDISSKPPSTIEWE, from the coding sequence ATGATAGCAGTCCTCGATTTCGGTTCACAATATAACCAGCTTATCGCAAGAAGGATAAGAGAACTCAATGTATACAGCAGGATTCTCCCCCACAATATATCCGCCGATTCCCTCGGAAAGATGGGATGTTCAGGCATAATACTATCAGGAGGGCCGTCCAGTGTTTATTCCCCCAAAGCTCCTTTTCCGGATAAGAAAATCTTTGAACTGGGCCTGCCGGTACTGGGAATATGCTACGGGATGCAGGTTATGTCATATATGCTGAAGGGACATGTGGGGAAAAGCAAGAAACGCGAATACGGCTACTCCGAGTTTTTCCCGGAAAAGGACAACCGCCTTTTTGCTAATATAAAAACCCAAACGGACGTATGGATGAGCCATCAGGATAAAATCACAAAATTACCGAAAGGCTTCGTATCCATCGGCAAGACGGATAACTCCCCTATCGCCGCTATGTTCGACAAAAAAAGGAAATTCTACGGTCTCCAGTTTCATCCGGAAGTGGAGCATACTACCGAAGGGAAAAAAATCCTGTCTAATTTTGTAAAAATAATCTGCGGGTGTAAATCCGACTGGACAATGTCTTCTTTTATCAAAAGCGAAATAAAGGATATAAGAAAACGTGTCGGAGAGAAAAAAGTCGTTCTCGGCCTTTCGGGAGGAGTCGACTCCTCAGTTGCGGCCGTTTTAATGCATAAAGCGATAAAACAACGGCTGTACTGCATATTTGTCGACCACGGACTCTTAAGGAAAAATGAAGCGAAAAAAGTAAGAAAAGTGTTTAAAGAACACTATAAAATAAACCTGCGCACAGTTGATGCTTCCGGGCTTTTCCTTAGCAGGCTCCGGGGAGTCACGGATCCGGAAAAAAAGAGGAAAATCATAGGAAAAACCTTTATTGAGGTGTTTGAAAAAGCATCCCGTAAGATAGGCAAAGTGGACTTTCTCGTACAGGGCACGCTATACCCCGACGTTATTGAAAGTGTTTCGGCAAAAGGAGGCCCTTCGGCAACAATCAAAAGCCACCACAACGTCGGAGGTCTTCCCAAAAAACTCAAATTCAAACTGATAGAACCACTGAGGGAATTATTCAAAGATGAGGTAAGAAAACTCGGATTAGAACTTGGCCTCCCCGAAGAAATGATCTGGAGGCATCCATTCCCCGGGCCGGGACTTGCAGTCAGAATCATAGGGGATGTATCCGGGGAAAGAATCCGCCTCCTCCAGGAAGCTGACAGCCGCTTAATGGAAGAAATCAAAAAAGCCGGCCTCTACAGAAAAATATGGCAGGTCTTCTGCGTCCTTCTCCCTATAAAAAGTGTGGGAGTGATGGGAGATGAGAGAACTTATGAAAATGTAGTAGCTGTCCGCGCAGTTACAAGTTCCGACGGCATGACCGCCGATTGGGCAAAAATACCTCCGGAGATCCTGAGTAAAATATCCAACCGGCTCATAAATGAAGTCAAAGGGATAAACCGCGTAGTTTATGACATCTCATCCAAACCGCCAAGCACTATCGAATGGGAATAA
- a CDS encoding O-antigen ligase family protein, which produces MKPLTLPHRYELSRKSALLYLLLFPFLVIPGLLNPFMGKLYSGEIILVLFSVCILLQINHGKSPALFIKNDIPIMVYVFFLGLSSLFSVYGGYAVRGCVISFILMLFYFYFRYIFVSFPESRLSFIKALVISATLLAVCSLGVVIFEHPWRVKIFFGNTLFLSNIFLITLPVLLAMLMERLRKKDKRHIETAVIIAAFMLNIGALYFTRSKTAAGVCFIALAIPLVAGVSKPKRMAVSFVFLAVSAAVILFVLPYTKKLIFYDVSFGTASIRFYIYSGAAKMLKDTLLLGTGAYTFFLSYPPYVVTEYFSLPLSAEATYHAHNYFLESFIEAGAIGFLFLMVFFCNILRRLYNRVKLDIREGEFITSGVFSAIIASFLFNTFNINMNVEYFAPYFWIWLALGASFACEKDFPVSGYLNKNAVNFTFVFVFLIVIFWHLKTSLISEYYFNKGIESRTGGDYRQSSEYFRKGLSENPFNVDALTMSAYVEGKLGNYEKALILYDGILDYSPYFGSTMFNKADAFFNLGEYDKAGQLLIKHLKHNPYDSEARINLGMMYNMKGDRAQALRMNLSILDYDNTNVDAAYNAGVVLFELGRKKEAETMLKGSLELIRARKCDLIAENLDKMEQSVLIEVRELDYKEAVILANLAVFYDSTGDREKAVKYINEACSLGKDNPVVEEFRDKILGGRTEKNID; this is translated from the coding sequence ATGAAACCGTTAACGCTTCCTCATAGATATGAACTATCCCGGAAATCAGCGTTGTTATATCTGTTATTATTCCCGTTTCTTGTCATACCGGGCCTGCTCAATCCCTTTATGGGAAAACTTTATTCGGGTGAGATAATCCTTGTATTGTTTTCAGTCTGTATTTTGTTACAGATTAACCATGGGAAAAGTCCAGCCTTATTTATTAAAAATGATATCCCTATTATGGTTTATGTCTTTTTTCTCGGACTTAGCAGCTTATTTTCAGTGTATGGAGGTTATGCCGTCAGGGGTTGTGTCATTTCCTTTATCCTGATGCTGTTTTATTTTTATTTCAGGTATATTTTTGTGTCTTTTCCGGAAAGCAGGCTGTCATTTATAAAAGCCCTGGTTATTTCCGCGACGCTTCTTGCCGTTTGCAGTCTGGGAGTTGTGATTTTTGAGCACCCCTGGAGAGTTAAAATATTTTTCGGAAACACTTTATTCTTATCGAATATATTTTTAATTACCCTTCCCGTCCTTCTTGCAATGCTGATGGAACGGTTAAGAAAGAAAGATAAAAGACATATAGAAACAGCCGTTATTATTGCGGCTTTTATGCTTAATATAGGGGCTTTATACTTTACGAGGTCAAAAACTGCCGCCGGCGTATGTTTTATAGCGCTTGCCATACCTCTGGTTGCCGGTGTCAGTAAACCTAAAAGAATGGCGGTTAGCTTTGTATTCCTGGCGGTCAGCGCCGCGGTCATATTATTTGTTTTGCCGTACACAAAAAAGCTTATCTTCTACGATGTTTCTTTCGGCACGGCCTCAATCAGGTTTTATATTTATTCGGGCGCGGCAAAGATGTTGAAGGATACGCTGCTTTTAGGCACGGGAGCTTATACCTTTTTCCTTTCATACCCTCCTTATGTTGTTACGGAGTACTTCAGCCTTCCCCTGTCCGCGGAGGCTACATACCACGCCCATAATTATTTTCTTGAGAGTTTTATAGAGGCGGGGGCTATCGGTTTTTTGTTTCTAATGGTTTTTTTCTGCAACATCCTGCGGCGCCTGTACAACAGGGTCAAGCTCGATATCAGAGAAGGGGAGTTTATTACTTCAGGCGTGTTTTCAGCGATAATCGCAAGTTTTTTATTCAACACGTTCAATATCAATATGAATGTTGAGTATTTTGCCCCTTACTTCTGGATATGGCTTGCTCTCGGGGCGTCTTTTGCCTGTGAAAAGGATTTTCCCGTATCCGGGTATCTTAATAAAAACGCCGTCAATTTTACGTTTGTTTTTGTGTTTTTAATTGTTATTTTCTGGCATCTTAAAACATCTTTAATATCGGAATATTATTTTAATAAGGGTATTGAATCAAGGACAGGCGGCGATTATCGGCAATCTTCGGAATATTTTCGTAAGGGCTTATCTGAGAATCCGTTCAATGTCGATGCATTGACCATGTCAGCTTATGTTGAAGGAAAACTCGGCAATTATGAAAAAGCGCTGATTTTATATGATGGAATTCTGGATTACAGCCCTTATTTTGGCAGTACGATGTTTAATAAAGCGGATGCTTTCTTTAATCTCGGGGAGTATGATAAGGCCGGACAATTGCTGATTAAACATCTTAAGCATAATCCATATGATTCCGAAGCGCGAATAAACCTGGGTATGATGTATAACATGAAAGGCGACAGGGCCCAGGCGTTGAGAATGAATTTATCAATTCTTGATTATGATAATACAAACGTGGATGCTGCTTATAATGCGGGAGTTGTTTTATTTGAACTCGGCAGGAAAAAAGAGGCGGAAACAATGCTGAAAGGTTCTCTGGAACTTATCAGGGCCCGCAAATGTGATCTGATAGCCGAAAACTTAGATAAAATGGAGCAATCCGTGCTTATTGAAGTCAGGGAACTTGATTACAAAGAAGCTGTAATCCTTGCAAACCTTGCTGTTTTTTATGATTCAACAGGCGACAGGGAAAAAGCGGTGAAGTATATTAATGAGGCCTGCAGTTTGGGAAAGGATAATCCCGTAGTTGAAGAGTTCAGGGATAAAATACTCGGGGGAAGGACGGAAAAGAATATTGACTAG
- a CDS encoding type II secretion system GspH family protein, whose amino-acid sequence MKRCKAFTLIELLVVIAIMSIMASILLPALSKAREKGKRTVCLSNLKQIGVSLHIYAQEYGEWFVNAGTGENTDNLNPLYDYGYMESFDIFECPSTRHTVLDSTGLTRTYPTNDTNAMSYRYIRGMKETGDANIALIWDSQPSNHQYDGVNCLYVGNDARWCPRGDTLK is encoded by the coding sequence GTGAAAAGGTGTAAAGCTTTCACGCTGATAGAACTTCTTGTGGTAATAGCCATAATGTCGATTATGGCAAGTATTCTTCTTCCCGCCCTTTCAAAAGCCAGAGAAAAGGGGAAAAGAACAGTTTGCCTGTCAAATCTTAAGCAGATAGGTGTTTCCCTGCATATTTACGCGCAGGAATACGGCGAATGGTTTGTCAACGCGGGAACCGGTGAAAATACCGATAATCTGAACCCGTTGTATGATTACGGATATATGGAAAGCTTTGACATTTTTGAATGTCCGAGCACAAGACATACGGTATTGGATTCCACCGGACTTACAAGAACTTATCCGACCAATGACACAAATGCCATGAGTTACAGGTATATCAGGGGTATGAAGGAAACGGGGGATGCGAACATCGCGTTAATCTGGGATTCTCAGCCCAGCAACCATCAGTATGACGGTGTAAACTGCCTTTATGTGGGAAATGACGCAAGATGGTGCCCGCGGGGCGATACTTTAAAATAA
- a CDS encoding O-antigen ligase family protein, translated as MRYGYLDLLFVLFVSVSLVSMFFSRYRYPAADFLYKVLLYYLCFRFAVHIRKMEKTEFFVFFAFISGLLISVIYGFYQMFFIIPEVFPDTPGFFIRIPSLPGNPIFFASYILVSFPFSLCAILYVSKSEKQKNRLLIGVLMLALVLLSVFMFSMAMSRGSQIALLFIALYFLSAYFGWEKTRKFLPVLICIIVLLGVIYLITDEGTGNLFKERDYLNNITDISNRYYLWSGALGMFISDPLVGKGPGSFFIFFPEYKDKSIVEQTKMQKLSDHAHNEFLHVLAETGVLGFAAFSILIFGVFICADLSSGNYAGLRSKYFYVCCSSACFGIFMMMLFSNVYNITFLGAFFWFFAGVTARTDRVLHLNNTLRKTFSYAAVLFLLFCPLKHIYSKTCYNYFMRKAVNSDESGRYSASATYYEKALRFAPEDNLALFYQAYGYFHLGNYKEAINAYLKIKGRAPYFANINFGLGICYLRTEDYVSALRFFEDEIFINPYNPEAYFNAALAAENLGMKSKSERYFRDAYFLDTEGVVKQDIIKVFSDRKLKVDML; from the coding sequence GTGCGTTATGGATATCTTGATCTCTTGTTTGTCCTTTTTGTTTCCGTATCTCTTGTAAGCATGTTTTTTTCGAGATACAGGTATCCTGCCGCTGATTTTTTATATAAGGTATTGTTGTATTATCTGTGTTTCAGGTTCGCGGTTCATATAAGGAAAATGGAAAAAACAGAATTTTTTGTATTCTTCGCGTTTATTTCCGGTTTGTTAATATCTGTTATATACGGGTTTTACCAGATGTTTTTTATAATCCCCGAAGTTTTTCCCGACACGCCCGGGTTTTTTATCAGGATCCCTTCCCTGCCGGGAAATCCGATTTTTTTTGCTTCATATATTCTTGTTTCTTTTCCTTTTAGTTTATGCGCCATCCTGTATGTATCGAAGTCAGAAAAACAGAAGAACAGGCTGCTGATCGGGGTTTTGATGCTGGCGCTGGTCCTATTGTCGGTTTTTATGTTTTCAATGGCTATGAGCAGGGGCAGCCAGATCGCGTTGCTGTTTATCGCTTTGTATTTCCTTTCGGCATATTTCGGATGGGAGAAAACAAGAAAATTCCTGCCGGTGTTAATATGCATTATTGTTTTACTGGGGGTTATATATCTTATAACCGATGAAGGAACAGGCAATTTGTTTAAAGAACGTGATTATTTAAATAATATTACGGATATCTCAAACCGTTATTATCTTTGGTCCGGGGCGCTGGGTATGTTCATTTCGGACCCGCTGGTCGGAAAAGGCCCGGGTTCCTTTTTTATATTTTTCCCGGAATATAAAGATAAGAGTATTGTGGAACAGACAAAGATGCAGAAACTTTCAGACCATGCGCATAATGAGTTTCTGCATGTTTTAGCTGAGACGGGGGTTTTAGGTTTTGCCGCATTTTCGATATTGATCTTCGGCGTTTTTATCTGTGCCGACTTATCTTCCGGAAATTATGCCGGGCTGCGTTCCAAATATTTTTATGTCTGCTGTTCCTCCGCCTGTTTTGGTATTTTTATGATGATGCTTTTTTCCAATGTGTATAACATCACGTTTTTGGGCGCGTTTTTCTGGTTTTTTGCGGGTGTAACCGCAAGAACCGACAGGGTTTTACATTTGAATAATACGCTGAGAAAAACATTCTCGTATGCGGCAGTGTTGTTTTTGCTGTTCTGCCCGTTGAAACATATTTATTCAAAAACCTGCTATAATTATTTCATGAGAAAGGCTGTTAACAGCGATGAATCGGGGCGTTATAGCGCTTCGGCAACCTATTATGAGAAAGCTCTCAGATTTGCTCCGGAAGATAATCTGGCCCTTTTTTATCAGGCTTATGGATATTTTCATCTGGGAAATTATAAAGAAGCCATTAATGCTTATTTGAAGATAAAGGGACGCGCGCCTTATTTTGCCAATATCAATTTCGGGCTTGGCATATGTTATCTGAGAACAGAGGATTATGTTTCCGCCTTAAGGTTTTTTGAAGATGAAATATTTATTAATCCTTATAATCCGGAAGCTTATTTTAACGCCGCTTTAGCCGCTGAAAATTTGGGTATGAAATCTAAAAGCGAGAGATATTTCAGGGATGCCTATTTTCTTGATACAGAGGGGGTTGTAAAACAGGATATTATTAAAGTTTTTTCGGATAGGAAACTGAAGGTTGATATGTTGTGA
- a CDS encoding sigma-54 dependent transcriptional regulator codes for MEINKAEKTRILIVDDEKNMAESLCTILRRKGYSVVTALSAEQAVSICDSEKFNLIVTDAKMKKIDGFKFMESIKKDFPHTEFIMITAYATPKLAVKAIKEGAFDYIAKPFEPDEFLFTVKRALEHNRLVLENKKLMGTLANEEGLRGVVGKSPQIQEICKLVYTVAPTVSPVMIEGEKGAGKELIARALHFHSARRDKPFYYLNCAGVSSDLLGKELSGCGKAPNQEEKDSCFKVAGGGTLYINEVCDMPLNLQEQLLRIFKNSRYYNKKSGTEGMMDVRIISSTTKNAQREVKKGAFREDLFYRVNIINIKIPPLRERKEDIIPLAEYFLDKYSALTGKAIKGFDDDVKSLLVQHEWRGNVLELEKVIEKIVSVENRDVVAVPSVVRQIKTPAFKVKDKEEEGKEILSGKGINYQTQVSNYEKELIELAMRKSGGSISKTAQLLKLSRHALRYQMQKLGLLGGQKKQD; via the coding sequence ATGGAAATCAATAAGGCCGAAAAAACAAGAATACTGATTGTAGATGATGAAAAAAACATGGCTGAGTCGCTCTGTACCATATTGAGGAGAAAGGGATACAGTGTTGTCACGGCGCTGAGCGCCGAACAGGCTGTATCCATATGCGATAGCGAGAAGTTCAATCTCATAGTGACCGACGCGAAAATGAAAAAAATAGACGGATTTAAATTTATGGAGTCTATAAAAAAAGATTTTCCCCATACCGAGTTTATTATGATAACGGCGTATGCTACCCCTAAGCTGGCCGTAAAGGCGATAAAAGAAGGGGCTTTTGACTATATAGCCAAACCTTTTGAACCTGATGAATTCCTTTTTACCGTTAAAAGGGCGTTAGAGCATAACAGGTTGGTGCTTGAAAATAAGAAATTGATGGGAACATTGGCTAATGAAGAGGGATTGAGGGGTGTGGTGGGGAAATCGCCGCAGATACAGGAAATATGTAAATTGGTTTACACTGTTGCTCCGACGGTCTCCCCGGTAATGATAGAAGGGGAGAAAGGGGCGGGCAAGGAATTGATAGCGAGGGCATTGCATTTTCACAGCGCCAGGAGAGACAAGCCCTTTTACTACCTGAATTGCGCCGGCGTCTCCTCCGATTTGCTCGGGAAAGAGTTGTCAGGCTGCGGGAAAGCCCCGAATCAGGAAGAAAAAGACAGCTGTTTTAAAGTTGCCGGAGGCGGAACCCTTTATATAAATGAAGTATGCGATATGCCCTTAAACCTGCAGGAGCAGCTGCTTCGCATATTTAAAAACAGCAGATATTACAATAAAAAATCCGGGACAGAAGGAATGATGGATGTAAGAATTATTTCATCAACAACAAAAAATGCGCAGCGTGAAGTTAAAAAAGGCGCTTTCAGGGAGGATCTTTTTTACAGGGTGAATATAATCAATATCAAAATTCCGCCTTTAAGAGAGAGAAAGGAAGATATTATTCCGCTGGCTGAATATTTTCTTGATAAGTACAGCGCTTTGACCGGAAAGGCCATAAAAGGTTTTGATGATGACGTTAAAAGCCTGCTTGTACAGCATGAATGGAGAGGAAATGTTCTGGAACTGGAAAAAGTCATTGAAAAAATCGTTTCAGTGGAAAACCGGGATGTCGTGGCGGTTCCCAGTGTGGTGCGCCAGATTAAAACTCCTGCCTTCAAAGTAAAAGACAAGGAGGAGGAGGGAAAAGAGATTCTTTCGGGCAAGGGGATTAACTACCAGACGCAGGTATCAAACTATGAAAAAGAGCTTATTGAACTGGCTATGAGAAAGTCCGGAGGCAGCATAAGCAAAACCGCGCAATTACTGAAATTAAGCAGGCATGCCCTCAGATATCAGATGCAGAAGCTGGGCCTGCTCGGAGGCCAAAAAAAGCAGGATTAA
- a CDS encoding ATP-binding protein codes for MAHSIIPADEKIRHFKRIVILEKFIMLPAKLIVVIASAIFLWQVKGETEFKFVFYRYQFWMYLLGNLIFIFTLIKLGQRKVNFKIVKLSAFFLSVIDNLFLSFLIYFSNGLDSEFYWLYCGLMIRNAVNFPKIRSQSALNLSFIMFYIIAIYLHDQSSVFLHNQVFWLKVAVLVLVGICCWGIYTLLSRKTRVKEELQEMTLRAEKISLAGKLAASIAHELKNPFGIIINSVYILENSIGNTSPENRKHLDVVRKEILRSDRIITDLLNYSRLVEGKVEKIDINQSIDAVIKDMGPEFFKNIKIERKYSPDLPRIYFDSLHIKQIIYNIVTNARQAMEEKGEMVIETAYSSEGYILVVVKDTGSGIDPGLIGRVFDPFVTTKKKGTGLGLSVVKSIVDTYGGSVNIKSSGAGTEVKVNLPIRTILKNGNQ; via the coding sequence ATGGCCCATTCAATTATTCCCGCTGATGAGAAAATCAGACATTTCAAAAGGATTGTAATACTCGAAAAATTCATAATGCTCCCCGCCAAGCTGATAGTGGTGATTGCCTCGGCGATTTTTCTCTGGCAGGTGAAAGGCGAAACGGAATTCAAATTTGTTTTTTACAGATATCAGTTCTGGATGTATCTGCTCGGCAATCTGATTTTTATATTTACGCTTATAAAACTCGGGCAGAGAAAAGTAAATTTTAAAATAGTGAAGTTATCCGCGTTTTTCCTTTCCGTTATAGACAACCTGTTTCTGAGTTTTCTTATATACTTTTCAAACGGTCTTGACAGTGAATTCTACTGGCTGTACTGCGGGCTTATGATAAGGAACGCGGTCAACTTCCCGAAGATCAGGAGCCAGTCAGCCTTGAATTTAAGCTTTATAATGTTCTATATAATAGCTATTTACCTTCATGACCAGTCATCTGTTTTCCTTCATAACCAGGTTTTCTGGCTTAAGGTTGCCGTTCTGGTCCTTGTGGGTATTTGCTGCTGGGGTATCTATACTCTTTTATCGAGGAAGACCAGGGTAAAAGAGGAACTGCAGGAAATGACTTTAAGGGCGGAAAAAATATCTCTTGCGGGAAAACTTGCCGCCAGTATCGCGCATGAACTGAAAAATCCGTTCGGCATAATAATCAACTCTGTTTATATATTGGAAAATTCAATTGGCAATACTTCTCCCGAAAACAGGAAACATCTTGATGTAGTCAGAAAAGAAATATTGCGGTCTGACCGTATCATAACCGATCTTCTGAATTATTCGCGCCTGGTGGAGGGGAAAGTAGAAAAAATAGATATTAATCAATCGATTGATGCGGTCATTAAAGATATGGGTCCGGAGTTTTTCAAAAACATAAAAATAGAAAGGAAATACAGTCCGGATCTTCCCAGGATATATTTTGACAGCCTTCATATAAAGCAAATCATATACAATATAGTGACAAATGCAAGACAGGCGATGGAAGAAAAAGGGGAAATGGTCATAGAGACGGCTTATTCTTCAGAGGGCTATATATTGGTTGTCGTTAAGGATACCGGGAGCGGCATAGATCCCGGGCTGATCGGCAGAGTTTTTGACCCTTTTGTCACGACAAAGAAAAAAGGGACAGGATTGGGATTATCTGTAGTAAAATCTATTGTTGATACATACGGGGGATCCGTAAACATCAAAAGTTCCGGCGCGGGAACAGAAGTGAAAGTTAATCTTCCTATCAGGACTATTTTAAAAAATGGAAATCAATAA
- a CDS encoding ABC transporter ATP-binding protein, which translates to MLEVKDVQKVFDDRKVLDGVNLSVEKGETMVIMGGSGCGKSTLLKIMIGQLKPGSGEVFIDGEEIVHLNDSEMDRVRLKFGMLYQGGALLNSLTLAQNVALPLTEHTHLDKKIIDIMVKMKLAQVGLAGFEKKMPSELSGGMKKRAALARAIALDPSIVFYDEPGAGLDPIVAAVIDRLIMDLSKKLGMTSIVVTHEMKSAFRIADKMAVLFKGRVIACGAPDEIKNSANPYVQQFIGGALEAASVSAKDSTEEYIKSLVEGN; encoded by the coding sequence ATACTGGAAGTAAAAGATGTTCAAAAAGTATTTGATGACCGTAAAGTCCTTGACGGCGTCAATCTCTCCGTGGAAAAAGGCGAAACTATGGTGATAATGGGCGGCAGCGGCTGCGGAAAGAGCACATTGCTTAAAATTATGATAGGACAGCTGAAGCCGGGCAGCGGAGAAGTTTTTATCGACGGAGAAGAAATAGTCCATTTGAATGATTCTGAAATGGATAGAGTCCGCTTGAAGTTCGGGATGCTTTATCAGGGCGGCGCGTTGCTTAATTCCCTTACTCTGGCGCAGAATGTAGCGCTTCCTTTAACAGAACACACGCATCTTGATAAGAAGATTATCGATATAATGGTTAAAATGAAATTAGCCCAGGTCGGCCTGGCGGGTTTTGAAAAGAAAATGCCGTCGGAATTAAGCGGCGGCATGAAAAAAAGGGCCGCGCTGGCGAGAGCGATAGCGCTGGATCCGTCAATTGTATTCTATGATGAACCCGGCGCCGGGCTTGACCCGATAGTAGCCGCCGTAATAGACCGTTTGATAATGGATTTGAGCAAAAAGCTGGGCATGACATCCATTGTGGTAACACATGAAATGAAAAGCGCTTTTCGAATAGCTGATAAAATGGCTGTCCTGTTTAAGGGCCGTGTTATAGCCTGCGGCGCGCCCGATGAGATAAAAAATTCCGCTAACCCTTATGTCCAGCAATTTATCGGCGGCGCCCTTGAAGCCGCTTCCGTTTCGGCTAAAGATTCAACTGAGGAGTATATAAAGAGCCTGGTTGAAGGAAACTGA
- a CDS encoding ABC transporter permease, translated as MREFAGKIGRSAINFTKHIGSVWKIFREVLYWIFIAPFKGQPCKMKYVADQMNLIGIGSVPIVALVNFFFGITLAMLTSYQLKQVGSQELMAGLVGVSFTRELGPFLAAIVVASRVGAAITAEIGTMTVSEEIDALETMALKPIRFLVAPRLIALLIMLPCLTVVANVVGMAGGYVIGRFNLHIDSSFYIKLTFDYLVFKDIWTGLLKSVAFAVMIALIGCYQGLTVRGGASGVGISTTQSVVQSIIFIIMIDCLFNAWFYFI; from the coding sequence ATGAGAGAATTCGCAGGTAAGATCGGACGGTCCGCGATTAATTTTACCAAGCACATAGGCAGTGTCTGGAAAATCTTCAGAGAAGTCTTATACTGGATATTCATTGCCCCTTTTAAAGGCCAGCCGTGTAAGATGAAATATGTTGCGGACCAGATGAACCTTATAGGCATAGGTTCCGTTCCCATAGTTGCGCTGGTAAATTTCTTTTTCGGTATTACGCTGGCAATGCTTACATCTTATCAGTTGAAACAGGTGGGCAGCCAGGAGTTGATGGCCGGTCTTGTGGGAGTATCATTTACAAGAGAATTGGGGCCTTTCCTTGCGGCCATTGTTGTTGCCTCGCGTGTTGGAGCCGCAATCACAGCCGAAATCGGCACTATGACGGTTTCCGAGGAGATAGACGCTCTGGAAACAATGGCTCTTAAGCCGATCAGGTTTCTTGTTGCTCCGCGTTTGATTGCTCTCTTGATAATGCTTCCGTGTTTAACTGTAGTTGCTAATGTCGTAGGGATGGCGGGCGGATATGTTATCGGAAGGTTTAATCTTCATATCGATTCTTCTTTCTATATAAAACTTACTTTTGATTATCTGGTTTTTAAAGATATATGGACGGGTCTTCTAAAAAGCGTCGCTTTTGCCGTGATGATTGCCCTGATAGGTTGTTATCAGGGATTGACCGTCAGGGGAGGGGCGTCCGGCGTAGGTATTTCAACTACGCAGTCCGTTGTCCAGTCTATAATTTTTATAATAATGATTGACTGTTTATTTAATGCCTGGTTCTATTTTATTTAG